Proteins co-encoded in one Paenibacillus sp. genomic window:
- a CDS encoding ThuA domain-containing protein: protein MIRVTIWNEFIHERKNETVAAVYPAGIHEAIAQGIAAADVATRTATLDQPEHGLSDEVLNATDVLMWWGHVAHGEVSDEVVNRVHRRVLDGMGLIVLHSGHCSKIFNKLMGTQTCRLKWREADEKERLWVVQPSHPITAGLGEYIELEKEEMYGEHFDVPPPDELVFVSWFEGGEVFRSGMTFSRGRGKIFYFRPGHETYPTYYNENVRQVLRNAVRWAAPLPTPAPKYGNAAPLEPIAAKVPDAT, encoded by the coding sequence ATGATTCGAGTGACGATTTGGAACGAGTTTATTCATGAACGCAAGAACGAAACGGTTGCCGCCGTGTACCCGGCCGGCATTCATGAGGCGATCGCGCAGGGGATCGCGGCCGCCGACGTCGCGACGCGTACTGCGACGCTCGACCAGCCGGAGCACGGCCTTAGCGACGAAGTGCTGAACGCCACCGACGTGCTGATGTGGTGGGGCCATGTCGCGCACGGCGAGGTGTCCGACGAAGTTGTCAACCGCGTCCACCGCAGAGTGTTGGACGGCATGGGACTCATCGTGCTGCACTCCGGACACTGTTCGAAAATTTTCAATAAGCTGATGGGGACGCAGACGTGCAGGTTGAAATGGCGCGAGGCGGATGAGAAGGAGCGCTTATGGGTCGTGCAGCCGAGCCATCCGATTACGGCGGGCCTCGGCGAATACATCGAATTGGAAAAAGAAGAGATGTACGGCGAACATTTCGACGTACCGCCTCCGGACGAGCTCGTGTTCGTCAGCTGGTTCGAGGGCGGGGAAGTGTTCCGCAGCGGCATGACGTTCTCGAGGGGGCGGGGGAAGATTTTCTACTTCCGTCCCGGACACGAAACGTACCCGACGTACTACAACGAGAACGTTCGCCAGGTTCTCCGCAATGCGGTTCGCTGGGCGGCTCCGCTGCCGACGCCGGCGCCGAAATACGGGAACGCCGCTCCGCTGGAGCCGATCGCCGCGAAGGTCCCGGACGCGACGTGA
- a CDS encoding AraC family transcriptional regulator: protein MLAMDAEFVPRVKLMGFVSYQQPWIHFKRNVDEFILYIIKSGELHLREDGADFALRRGDAFLLEPNLDHEGTQKHVCDYYYIHFTHQGLLRRSADAPLSSAERTLIDNALYDASDDGTFYAVPKQFSLGDAALRETFRRLNEMLHLYRRKHHHRTIAALKFSELLIEMSREYLNHELQQGVKSKARMKVNALLDYIHQNYTNKMTGADIERIFECNYDYLNRMFRRMTGYTIVRYMNLVRIQHAKELIEATHLPVGEIGYLTGLEDPYYFSKLFKKYTGLSPLQYYKKMRVDS, encoded by the coding sequence ATGCTGGCGATGGACGCGGAATTCGTGCCAAGAGTGAAGCTGATGGGATTCGTTTCCTATCAGCAGCCGTGGATTCATTTCAAGCGGAACGTGGACGAGTTTATTTTGTACATTATCAAAAGCGGCGAATTGCATCTTCGGGAGGACGGAGCCGATTTCGCGCTTCGGCGCGGCGACGCGTTCCTGCTCGAGCCCAACTTGGACCACGAAGGGACGCAAAAACATGTTTGCGATTATTATTACATTCACTTCACCCACCAAGGTCTGCTTCGAAGGTCCGCCGACGCGCCGCTTTCGTCCGCCGAACGAACGTTGATCGATAACGCGCTATACGACGCCAGCGACGACGGCACCTTCTACGCCGTGCCGAAACAGTTCTCGCTCGGCGACGCGGCGCTCCGCGAAACGTTCCGCCGGTTGAACGAAATGCTTCACCTATACAGGCGCAAACATCATCACCGGACCATCGCGGCCCTCAAATTTTCCGAGCTGTTGATCGAAATGTCCCGGGAATATCTGAATCATGAGTTGCAGCAAGGCGTCAAGTCGAAGGCCCGGATGAAAGTGAACGCCTTGCTCGACTACATTCATCAGAATTACACGAACAAAATGACCGGTGCCGACATCGAGCGAATATTCGAGTGCAATTACGACTATTTGAACCGGATGTTTCGGCGCATGACAGGGTATACGATCGTCCGATACATGAACCTCGTTCGCATCCAGCACGCGAAGGAGCTCATCGAAGCGACGCATTTGCCCGTCGGCGAAATCGGATATTTAACGGGCCTAGAGGATCCGTACTATTTCAGCAAATTGTTCAAAAAATACACCGGCCTGTCGCCCTTGCAGTATTACAAGAAAATGAGAGTAGACTCGTAA
- a CDS encoding extracellular solute-binding protein: MVQKKKFAALTFATAMILTACGGGGGAEGGGAAEGTQDAGTAETSSERVSIEYWHTYSDQEEKILVEQVKPAFEAAHPNIELVLTRMPYEGLKQQVIAGVAGDAAPDLMRMDIVWVPEFASQGALQDVSGFEGFGELKDSVFEGPMATNFFEGGYYGVPVNTNTKIAIYNKATLAEAGFAEAPKTMDELVQAAQTLKSKGKFGLGVSGVHAWGLAPWFWSLGGKMTNDDYTQAEGFLNSAESVKALETIVGWHRDGLIIPPILGGEPGTWDGLISGEYLMTDDGPWFYSIKMNETESGFDPMAETVRGLMPEGPGGSRSVIGGEDLVIFTNSKHPEEAWTFAKWMLTEEPQKMMAGAGLIPTNKAAASAMTEMDIPYIAEYVKQLETALPRTPIPQWSEMEGIFNLAFEKAIRGEAEPKAALDEAARQIQALLQ; this comes from the coding sequence ATGGTACAAAAGAAAAAATTTGCCGCGCTGACTTTTGCGACCGCCATGATACTTACCGCGTGCGGAGGCGGCGGCGGTGCGGAGGGCGGCGGCGCAGCCGAAGGAACGCAGGACGCCGGGACGGCCGAGACGTCATCGGAGAGAGTATCGATCGAATATTGGCATACGTACAGCGATCAGGAGGAAAAGATTTTAGTCGAGCAAGTGAAGCCGGCGTTCGAAGCCGCGCATCCGAACATCGAGCTCGTCTTGACGCGGATGCCTTACGAAGGGCTGAAGCAGCAGGTGATCGCCGGCGTGGCGGGCGACGCCGCGCCCGATTTGATGCGGATGGACATCGTATGGGTGCCGGAATTCGCGTCGCAAGGCGCGCTGCAGGACGTCAGCGGTTTCGAAGGATTCGGGGAGCTAAAGGATAGCGTATTCGAGGGGCCGATGGCGACGAACTTCTTCGAAGGCGGCTACTACGGCGTGCCGGTCAACACGAACACGAAAATCGCCATCTACAACAAGGCGACGCTGGCGGAGGCGGGCTTCGCCGAAGCGCCGAAAACGATGGATGAGCTGGTGCAGGCGGCGCAAACGCTCAAGTCGAAAGGCAAGTTCGGTCTCGGCGTATCCGGCGTCCATGCGTGGGGATTGGCGCCGTGGTTCTGGAGCCTCGGCGGCAAAATGACGAATGACGATTATACGCAGGCGGAAGGGTTCCTGAACAGCGCGGAAAGCGTCAAAGCGCTGGAGACGATCGTCGGCTGGCATCGAGACGGCTTGATCATTCCCCCAATTCTCGGCGGCGAGCCGGGGACATGGGACGGTCTGATCAGCGGCGAATATCTGATGACCGACGACGGCCCGTGGTTTTACAGCATCAAGATGAACGAAACGGAAAGCGGCTTCGATCCGATGGCGGAAACCGTCCGCGGATTGATGCCCGAAGGTCCGGGCGGCAGCCGCTCCGTCATCGGCGGAGAGGACCTCGTCATCTTCACGAATTCCAAGCATCCGGAGGAAGCGTGGACGTTCGCGAAGTGGATGCTGACGGAGGAGCCGCAGAAGATGATGGCCGGGGCGGGACTCATCCCGACGAACAAAGCGGCGGCGTCGGCCATGACGGAGATGGATATCCCGTACATCGCCGAATACGTGAAGCAGCTCGAGACCGCGCTGCCGCGCACGCCGATTCCGCAGTGGAGCGAAATGGAAGGCATCTTCAATCTCGCCTTCGAGAAAGCGATTCGCGGCGAAGCGGAGCCGAAGGCTGCGCTCGACGAAGCGGCCCGTCAAATCCAAGCGCTGCTGCAGTAA
- a CDS encoding sugar ABC transporter permease — protein sequence MANVSTAPGGIGPGRRESAFAKGLRQWRAVLPFVILGFGGTAVFVIYPMIKNVLISFQDFSIMPNAKNEWVGLDNYAKVFQDPNGKFGIALRNTFLNVAATVPVNWFLAIFFAVLINAKFVKYKIAFRTIYYLPIVTSWIIVALLFKYLFADGDGGFVNFILHKQLGLLPEPVSWRNHYWSAMIMIWLFHIWKTVGWGVVIYLAALQGVPKDLYEAADIDGAGSAHKFWLITIPLLKPVTVFVLINLVNGAFGFFPQVYFITKGGPMDQTQVIPSLIYTQAFEQLKFGPASAMGFMMGIMVFVLTYSQMKKFGKQRMF from the coding sequence ATGGCCAACGTATCGACGGCGCCCGGCGGAATAGGGCCGGGGCGAAGAGAGAGCGCGTTCGCGAAAGGGCTGAGGCAGTGGCGGGCCGTCCTGCCGTTCGTCATTCTCGGCTTCGGCGGAACGGCCGTGTTCGTCATTTACCCGATGATCAAGAACGTCCTGATCAGCTTTCAGGATTTCAGTATTATGCCGAATGCGAAGAACGAATGGGTCGGGTTGGACAATTACGCGAAGGTGTTCCAAGATCCGAACGGCAAGTTCGGGATCGCTCTGCGCAACACGTTCCTGAACGTGGCGGCTACCGTGCCCGTCAACTGGTTTTTGGCGATTTTCTTCGCCGTCTTGATCAACGCCAAATTCGTCAAATACAAAATCGCGTTCCGAACGATCTACTATTTGCCGATCGTCACCTCTTGGATCATCGTCGCGCTTTTGTTTAAATATTTGTTCGCCGACGGCGACGGCGGGTTCGTCAATTTCATCCTTCACAAGCAGCTCGGCCTGCTGCCCGAACCGGTTTCGTGGCGAAACCATTATTGGTCCGCCATGATCATGATTTGGCTATTTCACATTTGGAAAACGGTGGGCTGGGGCGTCGTCATTTACTTGGCCGCGCTGCAGGGCGTGCCGAAGGATTTGTACGAAGCGGCCGACATCGACGGCGCCGGGTCGGCCCACAAGTTTTGGCTGATCACGATCCCTTTGCTGAAGCCGGTCACCGTCTTCGTCCTGATTAACCTGGTCAACGGAGCGTTCGGGTTTTTCCCGCAGGTGTATTTCATTACCAAAGGCGGACCGATGGACCAAACGCAAGTCATCCCAAGCTTGATTTACACGCAAGCGTTCGAACAGCTGAAGTTCGGGCCCGCGTCGGCCATGGGCTTTATGATGGGCATCATGGTGTTCGTATTGACGTACTCGCAAATGAAAAAATTCGGCAAGCAGCGCATGTTCTAA
- a CDS encoding carbohydrate ABC transporter permease has product MKTSIINQCIVYAIIVFGALLFLFPFVYMVLTTFFLGTNTLPKPHEVFAVTPNATNYVTVWNKNHFTTYFMNSVIVTSVAMVGSLFLGALTAYGFARFSFPGKEAIFRVFLLTMMIPGVINIIPQFVTIKGLGLVNTYAGLWLVYIAGGVVGNMFFLRGFFESIPKELEESVLIDGGGDWRIFWNIYLPQSLPAMGTLAIFIFQGTWEEYFLALTLIKSESLRTLPIAIMMFNDKYATNYGQIFAASMIALVPVIAIYMAFQKKFVQSGFNEGGVKG; this is encoded by the coding sequence ATGAAGACATCGATTATCAACCAGTGCATCGTCTACGCGATCATCGTCTTCGGCGCGCTGCTGTTTTTGTTCCCCTTCGTGTATATGGTGTTGACGACGTTCTTCCTAGGGACGAACACGCTGCCCAAGCCGCACGAGGTGTTCGCGGTGACGCCGAACGCAACGAATTATGTGACGGTATGGAACAAAAATCATTTCACGACTTATTTCATGAACAGCGTGATCGTGACGTCGGTGGCGATGGTTGGTTCTTTGTTTTTAGGGGCGCTGACGGCCTACGGGTTCGCCCGCTTTTCGTTCCCCGGCAAGGAAGCGATCTTCCGCGTCTTCCTGTTGACGATGATGATTCCCGGCGTCATCAACATCATTCCGCAGTTCGTCACGATCAAGGGACTCGGACTCGTCAATACGTACGCCGGCCTCTGGCTCGTCTACATCGCCGGCGGGGTCGTCGGCAATATGTTTTTCCTGCGGGGCTTCTTCGAGAGCATTCCGAAGGAGCTCGAGGAATCGGTGCTGATCGACGGGGGCGGCGACTGGCGCATTTTTTGGAACATTTATTTGCCGCAATCGCTTCCGGCGATGGGAACGTTGGCGATTTTCATTTTCCAAGGCACGTGGGAGGAATATTTCCTCGCGCTGACGCTCATCAAGAGCGAGTCGCTGCGCACGCTGCCGATCGCGATCATGATGTTCAACGATAAATACGCAACGAACTACGGGCAAATTTTCGCCGCGTCGATGATTGCGCTCGTACCGGTCATCGCCATATACATGGCCTTCCAGAAGAAGTTCGTCCAATCCGGCTTTAACGAGGGCGGCGTCAAAGGGTAA
- a CDS encoding glycoside hydrolase family 66 protein, with amino-acid sequence MVHPYRRVPARAAAIAAAAAAALLAGCIGGGGEVRPQDAGGEDIFGAIATDRSRYDPGEPVRFTLRLNETGPPQGELLVRYRQLDAIVEEANIDVAGRDEVQWEWRPPKDDFTGYMAEVYFRAGSDVLDHVNIAVDVSSDWGKFPRYGYLADYMDMAPKEQEAVIERLNRFHINGIQFYDWQWKHHIPLRMENGRPAERWREIANRDVSLETVRRYIDLAHEKNMKAMNYNLLFGAYEDAANDGVRREWGMFKDPLATTQDKHPLPDSWASDIMLMDPSNDDWKRYLFEQERTVFEHLPFDGWHVDQLGDRGTLWNAASKKIDLGAAYLDFLRDAKQAIDVEYVFNAVGQFGQAYIAQAPVKFLYTEVWSGHPQYKHLKDIVDQNAKLSKGRLNTVLAAYMNYDRADSPGEFNAPGVLLTDAVMFASGASHLELGENMLAKEYFPNRNLSIPAALEERLIRYYDFLVAYQNVLRDSVEDLGREAAAIDGAELSSAAEQGKVWTFAKRKKDMDVHHFINFSDAVHMQWNDANATQTEPGTIADIRLSVPTRGKAVKVWTASPDRYEGSPIELDFKQEGDVLTVVLPELQYWNMLIIEYSS; translated from the coding sequence ATGGTTCATCCATATCGAAGAGTCCCCGCGAGAGCGGCGGCGATCGCGGCGGCGGCGGCCGCCGCCCTGCTGGCCGGATGCATCGGCGGAGGTGGGGAGGTTCGTCCTCAGGATGCAGGCGGCGAGGATATTTTCGGGGCGATCGCGACGGACCGTTCCCGCTATGACCCGGGGGAGCCGGTGCGGTTTACGCTCCGGTTGAACGAGACGGGGCCTCCTCAAGGCGAATTGCTCGTCCGGTACCGGCAGTTGGATGCCATTGTCGAAGAGGCGAACATCGACGTCGCGGGCCGGGACGAGGTCCAGTGGGAATGGCGGCCGCCGAAGGACGACTTTACCGGATATATGGCCGAAGTATACTTCCGGGCGGGCTCCGACGTTCTCGACCATGTCAATATCGCCGTCGACGTCTCCTCGGACTGGGGCAAATTTCCGAGATACGGGTATTTGGCGGATTATATGGACATGGCGCCGAAGGAACAAGAAGCCGTCATCGAGCGGCTCAACCGGTTCCATATCAACGGCATCCAATTTTACGATTGGCAGTGGAAGCATCATATTCCGCTCAGAATGGAGAACGGGCGGCCGGCGGAGCGGTGGCGGGAAATCGCCAATCGCGACGTGTCGCTCGAGACGGTCCGGCGGTATATCGACCTCGCCCACGAGAAAAACATGAAGGCGATGAACTACAATTTGCTGTTCGGGGCGTACGAGGATGCGGCGAACGACGGTGTCCGCCGGGAGTGGGGCATGTTCAAGGATCCGCTCGCGACGACGCAGGATAAGCATCCGCTGCCCGATTCGTGGGCCAGCGACATTATGCTGATGGATCCGTCCAACGACGACTGGAAGCGGTATTTGTTCGAGCAGGAGCGTACGGTGTTCGAGCATTTGCCGTTCGACGGGTGGCACGTGGATCAGCTCGGCGACCGCGGGACCCTCTGGAACGCCGCTTCGAAGAAAATCGACCTCGGCGCGGCCTATCTCGACTTCCTTCGCGATGCCAAGCAAGCGATCGACGTCGAGTACGTGTTCAACGCGGTGGGACAGTTCGGCCAAGCGTATATCGCGCAGGCGCCCGTGAAGTTCCTGTACACCGAGGTGTGGAGCGGCCATCCGCAGTACAAGCATTTGAAGGACATCGTCGATCAGAATGCGAAACTCAGCAAAGGGCGGCTGAACACCGTGCTCGCCGCGTACATGAATTACGATCGCGCGGACAGCCCTGGCGAGTTCAACGCGCCGGGCGTGCTGCTGACGGACGCCGTCATGTTCGCCTCTGGCGCGTCGCATCTCGAACTCGGGGAAAACATGCTCGCGAAGGAGTATTTTCCGAACCGCAACTTGTCGATTCCCGCCGCGTTGGAGGAGCGGCTGATTCGGTATTACGATTTCCTCGTGGCGTATCAGAATGTGCTGCGGGACTCCGTCGAGGACTTGGGGCGGGAAGCGGCCGCGATCGACGGAGCGGAGCTGTCTTCCGCAGCGGAACAAGGGAAGGTGTGGACGTTCGCAAAGCGGAAGAAGGACATGGACGTTCATCATTTCATTAACTTCTCCGATGCCGTCCACATGCAGTGGAACGACGCGAACGCTACGCAGACGGAACCCGGGACGATCGCGGACATCCGGCTGTCGGTGCCGACGCGCGGGAAGGCGGTCAAGGTGTGGACGGCTTCCCCGGACCGGTACGAAGGCTCTCCGATCGAGCTTGACTTCAAGCAGGAAGGCGACGTCTTGACGGTCGTCTTGCCCGAACTGCAATATTGGAATATGCTCATCATCGAGTATTCATCGTAA
- a CDS encoding sensor histidine kinase has product MQLIAKWKRRFAAKMIAAFVIVILIPAAFTSASFYWVSNSTVKNNVRESSVQIAVQAADSISYILNAGSDVSDLLYSDLRIQNVVKKQSGASENVREYLEDEAYLKSVLNNIVYSSSFANIVYVLKNSEHGWGSGSFSRTKLSRYNLEAFDWASEAKRRDGGLVWMGLQDDRFSGGGDNTELVLPIARVLKDFDTMDNIGYILVNINGRKIVEKLEQLKLGETGRFFVADSEGRVMIDADISRIHRLVANDELLRNIVDNPYVEFEFDDGGVPHYGVKQRLSNGWYIVGTVPVREITQKLDALNRNIASSFAAFTLAGILIGLVIANYVTKPIKQLTRQMRLVQQGDLTVRSDVHSSDELGLLSRQFNRMIADIDRLMEQVREEQKKKQDAELRAIHHRVNPHFLFNTLSTLRWLIKYGQTEKADQGMSALIRLLEANMGKKGNFVTVREELDIIEKYLAILELRYNRKFRLQTDIEPAAADFVIPRMLLQPLVENAIFHGIVPKDEDGDIRIAAARTAAGLAIEVRDNGIGILPEKQVVVRSVEEAIATGEAGIGLRHVHECVQLYYGPGSSVTLRSEGGAGTTANIVLTANAVEARGDGV; this is encoded by the coding sequence ATGCAGCTCATCGCGAAATGGAAGCGCCGGTTCGCCGCGAAAATGATCGCCGCGTTCGTCATCGTCATCTTGATTCCCGCCGCGTTCACGAGTGCATCGTTCTATTGGGTCTCCAATTCGACCGTCAAAAACAACGTCCGGGAATCGTCGGTGCAAATCGCCGTGCAAGCCGCGGACTCCATCTCCTATATTTTAAACGCGGGGAGCGACGTATCCGATCTGTTGTATTCCGACCTCCGCATCCAGAACGTGGTGAAGAAGCAATCCGGGGCTTCCGAGAACGTCAGGGAGTATTTGGAGGACGAAGCGTATTTGAAGAGCGTGCTGAATAACATCGTCTACTCGAGCTCTTTCGCCAACATCGTTTACGTGCTGAAAAACAGCGAGCATGGGTGGGGCAGCGGATCGTTTTCCCGGACGAAGTTGAGCCGCTACAATCTAGAAGCGTTCGACTGGGCGAGCGAAGCGAAACGGCGGGACGGAGGCCTCGTCTGGATGGGGCTGCAGGACGACCGGTTCAGCGGCGGCGGGGACAATACGGAGCTGGTTTTGCCGATCGCCCGCGTGCTGAAGGATTTCGACACGATGGACAATATCGGGTACATCCTCGTCAACATTAACGGCCGGAAAATCGTCGAGAAGCTCGAGCAATTGAAGCTTGGCGAAACCGGACGTTTCTTCGTCGCCGATTCGGAAGGACGAGTGATGATCGACGCCGACATCTCGCGCATTCATCGGCTCGTCGCCAACGACGAGCTGCTGCGGAACATCGTCGACAATCCGTACGTCGAGTTCGAGTTCGACGACGGCGGGGTGCCGCACTACGGCGTGAAGCAGCGCCTCAGCAACGGCTGGTATATCGTCGGCACGGTTCCCGTCCGCGAAATTACGCAGAAGCTCGATGCGCTCAACCGCAATATCGCGTCTTCGTTCGCGGCGTTCACGCTGGCCGGCATTCTGATCGGTCTCGTCATCGCGAACTACGTCACGAAGCCGATCAAGCAGCTCACCCGACAAATGAGGCTGGTCCAGCAAGGGGACCTCACGGTGCGTTCCGACGTCCATTCGAGCGACGAGCTCGGCTTGCTGAGCCGCCAATTCAATCGAATGATCGCCGATATCGATCGGCTGATGGAGCAGGTGCGGGAGGAACAGAAGAAAAAGCAGGACGCGGAGCTGCGCGCGATCCACCACCGAGTTAATCCCCATTTCCTCTTCAACACCCTCAGTACGCTGCGGTGGCTGATTAAGTACGGCCAGACCGAGAAGGCGGACCAAGGCATGTCGGCGCTCATCCGGCTGCTGGAGGCGAACATGGGGAAGAAGGGCAACTTCGTCACGGTTCGGGAGGAGCTCGATATTATCGAAAAGTACCTGGCTATACTGGAGCTGCGATACAATCGAAAGTTCCGTCTGCAAACCGATATCGAGCCGGCGGCGGCCGATTTCGTCATCCCCCGCATGCTGCTGCAGCCGCTCGTTGAGAACGCGATTTTCCACGGCATCGTGCCGAAGGACGAGGACGGGGACATCCGGATCGCGGCCGCGCGGACGGCGGCCGGCCTCGCGATCGAAGTGAGGGATAACGGCATCGGCATTTTGCCGGAGAAGCAGGTGGTGGTTCGGTCCGTGGAAGAGGCGATCGCAACGGGCGAAGCCGGGATCGGTTTGCGTCACGTGCACGAATGCGTGCAGCTGTATTACGGGCCCGGATCTTCCGTGACGCTGCGCAGCGAGGGCGGGGCCGGGACGACCGCGAACATCGTATTAACCGCGAATGCGGTGGAGGCAAGGGGGGACGGCGTATGA